Proteins from a genomic interval of Candidatus Woesearchaeota archaeon:
- a CDS encoding S8 family serine peptidase, with amino-acid sequence MKSLKFGLIVLFLLINISLGFTIKTAKVDSEIEKQFEKVKSESQGNEKEIEIPVIIQMRTSELNVKQQKELAKSGVLENEFKTENVGLTLRFFSGKMTEKGLNKLKYNEEIESISYDYPVKLSVNTAQINSSVLNTKIIDNLNITGVDNSVCVVDSGVDYTHESLGECFGSGCKIVGGYDYANDDSNPLDDNGHGTHVAGIVAGNGTIVGVAPGANIVALKVLDSSGGGSTSDVASGIDWCITYKENYNITSMTLSLALTYANLTEKIFSSYCDSSDTSGIAAAASEAASYGIFVAAAAGNDGSTEGISSPACGINVTSVGAVNSADSILYNRGSILDVLAPGVDILSTSSSQGSVCGAPSSDGSGTCSGTSMATPHVAGAAILIVQYKRLESNTTLTPQEIESYLNSTGILINDASSGLNFQRIDILNATIISDGLAPALELSSPLNQTYNYNESLILNYTTSDIFLESVWYGVDNTNNLSLNGEIEFNVSDGSHSLFLYSNDSKGNINATQLDFTASGDLPLSYIISPSDNYIGSTGNFTVICNATDNVLVNNISLYHNLTDEFVLNQTTEILSIFNETEFNITNVPDNTSFIFGCYAADATTEGWFSENRTAISDYNDVPIFLDNFNDLSWNEDTSTAMNLSLNFSDPDHWDTLTFRASETESISISIENLTGIATFTPTSNWYGSENVVFYAYDSSFASIESNNITLTVSNTADCGDGNKESGEGCDDGNTASGDGCSNSCQTESSGGGSSGGGGGGGGSSTIASTPVILTRIVTSEIKPVITSSGPIIEEKEYENLVYSENDYLAKVELDNSLKQTAESIFGKEYSKKIINSAEVSKSIKSSKRLEINEDKSELSVKIEYTGEKNINKLYIYDEVDKRFAENADQIEVITNANITIIQADPIFMFTFENVKMNESQEIKYSVNKKVDLKISEIKESVFLSDIKEEVDIFEWYNYLGIAFILVSLTFGIIELARYRSIKNEEERIKKQLERMKEKKK; translated from the coding sequence ATGAAATCATTAAAATTTGGTTTGATTGTATTGTTTCTTTTAATTAATATTAGTTTGGGGTTTACAATTAAAACTGCAAAAGTAGATTCTGAAATTGAAAAACAGTTTGAAAAAGTAAAGAGTGAATCTCAAGGGAATGAAAAAGAAATTGAAATTCCAGTTATTATTCAAATGAGAACTTCTGAATTAAATGTAAAACAACAAAAAGAACTTGCAAAATCAGGGGTTTTAGAAAATGAATTTAAAACAGAAAATGTTGGTTTAACATTAAGATTTTTTTCTGGAAAAATGACTGAAAAAGGATTAAATAAATTAAAATATAATGAAGAAATTGAATCAATCTCTTATGATTATCCTGTAAAATTAAGTGTTAATACTGCTCAGATAAATTCAAGTGTGTTAAATACAAAAATTATTGATAATTTAAATATTACGGGTGTAGATAATTCTGTGTGTGTTGTTGATTCGGGTGTTGATTATACTCATGAAAGCCTTGGAGAGTGTTTTGGTTCAGGATGTAAGATTGTTGGCGGTTATGACTATGCAAATGATGATTCTAATCCTCTAGATGATAATGGACATGGAACTCATGTTGCAGGCATTGTAGCTGGAAATGGAACTATTGTCGGTGTTGCACCTGGAGCAAATATTGTTGCTTTAAAAGTTTTAGACTCAAGTGGTGGGGGATCTACTAGTGATGTTGCATCTGGAATTGATTGGTGTATTACTTATAAAGAAAATTATAACATTACTTCAATGACTTTAAGTTTGGCTTTAACTTATGCAAACTTAACAGAAAAAATATTTTCAAGTTATTGTGATAGCAGTGATACAAGTGGTATTGCAGCAGCTGCAAGTGAAGCTGCTTCCTATGGAATATTTGTCGCCGCAGCTGCAGGAAATGATGGTTCTACAGAAGGTATAAGTTCACCTGCATGTGGAATTAATGTTACAAGTGTTGGTGCTGTAAATTCAGCAGATTCAATTTTATATAATCGTGGAAGTATATTGGATGTTTTGGCTCCAGGTGTAGATATTCTTTCTACGAGTTCAAGTCAAGGGTCTGTATGTGGCGCACCAAGTAGTGATGGCTCTGGAACTTGTTCTGGAACAAGTATGGCTACACCCCATGTTGCTGGTGCAGCAATTTTAATTGTGCAATATAAAAGGTTAGAATCTAATACAACTTTAACACCCCAAGAAATTGAATCTTATCTTAATAGTACAGGAATTTTAATCAATGATGCTAGTTCTGGTCTAAATTTTCAAAGAATAGATATTTTAAATGCAACCATAATAAGTGATGGTCTTGCACCTGCATTAGAACTATCTTCTCCACTAAATCAAACATATAATTATAATGAAAGTTTAATTTTAAATTATACAACAAGTGATATTTTCTTAGAAAGTGTATGGTATGGGGTTGATAATACTAATAATCTCTCTTTAAATGGGGAAATAGAATTTAATGTAAGCGATGGAAGCCATAGTTTATTTTTATATTCCAACGATAGTAAAGGAAATATAAATGCAACACAATTAGACTTTACAGCTAGTGGAGATTTACCTTTGAGTTATATAATTTCTCCAAGCGATAATTATATTGGCTCAACAGGAAATTTTACAGTTATATGTAATGCAACAGACAATGTTTTAGTAAATAATATTAGTTTATACCATAATTTAACTGACGAGTTTGTATTAAACCAAACAACTGAAATCTTAAGTATTTTTAATGAAACTGAATTTAACATAACTAATGTTCCTGATAATACTAGTTTTATTTTTGGTTGTTATGCAGCTGATGCAACAACCGAAGGTTGGTTCAGTGAAAATAGAACTGCAATTTCAGATTATAATGATGTGCCCATATTTTTAGATAATTTTAATGATTTGAGTTGGAATGAAGATACTTCAACTGCTATGAATCTAAGTTTAAACTTTAGTGATCCTGATCATTGGGATACTTTAACTTTTAGAGCAAGTGAAACAGAAAGTATTAGTATTTCTATTGAGAACTTAACAGGCATTGCAACTTTTACACCTACATCTAATTGGTATGGTTCTGAAAATGTAGTATTCTATGCTTATGATTCAAGTTTTGCTAGCATAGAAAGTAATAATATTACCTTAACAGTTTCTAACACTGCTGATTGTGGAGATGGAAATAAAGAATCTGGAGAAGGATGCGATGATGGAAATACTGCAAGTGGAGACGGATGTTCAAATTCTTGTCAGACTGAAAGTTCTGGTGGTGGTTCTTCTGGTGGGGGTGGCGGAGGCGGTGGAAGTTCAACTATTGCAAGTACCCCCGTAATTTTAACTAGAATAGTTACTTCTGAAATTAAACCAGTTATAACTTCTTCTGGTCCTATAATTGAAGAAAAAGAATATGAAAACTTGGTGTATTCAGAAAATGATTATCTTGCTAAAGTAGAGTTAGATAATTCGTTAAAACAAACTGCCGAAAGTATTTTTGGAAAGGAGTATAGTAAAAAGATAATTAATTCTGCAGAAGTTTCAAAAAGTATAAAGAGTTCAAAAAGATTAGAAATAAATGAAGATAAAAGTGAATTAAGTGTGAAAATTGAATATACAGGCGAAAAGAATATCAATAAACTCTATATCTATGATGAAGTTGATAAAAGATTTGCAGAAAATGCAGATCAAATTGAAGTTATTACTAATGCTAATATTACTATAATTCAAGCAGATCCAATATTTATGTTTACATTTGAAAATGTAAAAATGAATGAAAGCCAAGAAATAAAGTATTCTGTGAATAAAAAGGTTGATTTAAAAATCAGTGAAATAAAAGAATCTGTTTTTCTTTCAGATATTAAAGAAGAAGTAGACATATTTGAATGGTATAATTATTTAGGAATTGCATTTATTTTAGTTTCGTTAACATTTGGTATCATTGAGTTGGCCAGATATAGAAGTATAAAAAATGAAGAAGAAAGAATAAAAAAACAACTTGAGAGAATGAAAGAAAAAAAGAAATAA